A segment of the Bos mutus isolate GX-2022 chromosome 17, NWIPB_WYAK_1.1, whole genome shotgun sequence genome:
TGAGAAACGTTCTGTGGCTTATAACAAAACACCTTTTCTCCCATGTTCCCATAATGCTTCCTCATATCCCTTTAAGCCTCCATCAACAACCTCCTTTAGGATCTTTAGGCTCTTCTAATATCCTTCCAAAGGGCCCTTCAGTCTTTCACTAATATTTGCCTCAGAAGTCTGCCACATTCTTCTCACCGCCCAGAGCCAAAATCAGGGGCAGATGTTTTAAGATTTTGTTTCAGTAGTATCCCACTTCAAAGAACAAATTTCTATTCCAGTCAGTACTGCTGCCTAAAGTGTCACCCCAAACTATAGCATAGATAACAACAAAGGGGTTACATCTCTTGTGATTTCTGTGGATCAGGAGTTCAGGGAGGTTTCCTCATGCATTTGCTGTCCTTACGTGGCTGGAGCTGGGGAGTGTGGTGCTGGAGGATGTGGGGGATGAATGAGCATCTTTTCCTCTCCATGGAGCCTGAGCCCAGTCTCTCTCCCAGGATTCTCTGAGGTTTCTCCATGATGGGCTGCTCACAGGGCCACATAAGCTTCAAGAACATGTGTTCCAGTGAGGAAAGCAGAAGCACTTCCTCCACACTCTTTTAGCTACAGACTAATCACCAGCCAACAAGACTCTAAGTGGGAGGACTGGCACAATCACATTGTAGAAGAAGATGCAAGATGGGACATATTGTTACAGttaactttggaaaataaaatttgccacatATGTAAAAAATGGTTCATTTTTGGTAATTTCATATAGTTCAACCTAATATAGACATGAACAAATGTGTGGGGAAAGAAACAAACTCGAATTCCATTTTATTCAGAAGTTTTAAATCTATTAGGTTGtcctctaatttttttctattgtgtttaTCCAAGAAACATAATTTTCTATTGTGTCTATTTTTTGGTGTGAAGGTTATGGAGGATTGTAAAATGAATTTGAGAGtaatctattctttaaaaaatttctagtaCTGCTTGTATAACATAATGGTGATCAAGTGTTTCAATGTTTGGTAACAGTTTACTGTTCAATAATCTAAGCTTGTTACATTTCATTGAGGGAAGTTTTTGACTGcaattcagtttccttatttgctaTTGATTCATTGTTTTAGTTTTCTGCTTTGTCAATTATGGTAATGTATAATTtgcaagaaaattgaaaattttaatctaaaatttCATATTTAGTGGCCTGTGGTTATCCTTAGTATTTCcctattattttaaagaatctaAATTACCTGTATTTATGTccctttttatgtaattttagtTAAAAGGCCTTCTCATGAATGTTCATGAATCtatctgagaaacagaaaattacaaattattaatatttggaaTCTTTGTTTGCAGTTCCTCCTTTTCAACTTACCTCTTCCTCACAAAGGCAGACACTATCCTAAATATTTTGGTTATCATTATCTTGCTTTTTAATTCATCATCTTATCACTTACACATATGTGCCTAAGTAATATATAATTCCATTTCACTTTATTGGCCTTTAACTATGGTGTTATGTTATACACAGCCATCTGAGAATGACTTTTCTCAATACTGTATATCTAGGGCATAAACATATTGTTTATTCAATTGTAGTTTATTTCATAgttatataatattccattgactaTTTCATTGACTGTACATAATAGTTTATTCATTCTCCTTTTACATCTTTATtagattaattttgttttaattgaaaattttattgagataattgcaaattcacctgcagtgtaaaaaacacaaagagaTCTCTTATACAATTTTCCCAGTTTACTCCAATGTTAACATTTTGCAAAACTATAGTATAATATCACAGCCAGAGTGTTGACAGTGATACAATCCACAAGACTTAActgttttccagttttacttaacactcatttgtgtgtgtattaagtTCTATTTTATCACCTGTGTGTTTAGGTAGGGTTTCACAGGTAGCATGAGTgataaaagaacccacctgcaagatgcaggagatgcaggtttgatctctgagttgggaaaatcccctgaagtaggaaatgttTATGTATTAATGACTACACTTAAGATACAGAGCAGTTCCAACACTACaaaacttattttgtattttgatacttttgaaaatgaattcaGTGTATTAAATCCTATTTTATGAAAACTTTGTGGTGTGTAGAAGTATTAATAGAATTGATGTGGATAATCTGACTTGACATCCAAAGACCTTGctaaattcatttttctcttcctaactgtatcatttacaaataatttcatGCTATTAAAAAGTTGAATAAATACTACAGaaacacagaatttaaaaaattgtaaagaatTCCTAAATACCTTTTATCTATATTTACACAACATTTACATTTGACCACATCTGCTTTCTCtataaaagaacatatttttcttGAAAGGTATGAGCATGAGTTGCAGGTGTGAGTTCTCTACACTCCCCAAATCTTCAGTGAGTGTCTCCAACAAGTTCGTTCTATTATCTAATGacagtaaaattataaaattgaggAAATTAATGCAAACACAGCACTATTATTTAGCATACAAAACTTACCCAGATTCCATCAGTTGCCCAGAAAATGTCCAAGAAACAATGTGGGTTCATTGTGCAGCTCCCTGTCCCTTTAAGTGTTTAAACTGGAGCAGCCTTTTAGCCTCTGTCTTTTACatcctcaatattttaaaaattgcatgtcATTGTCATGGTAAATGGCCCAAACTTGGTGTTTGGTATTGCCTCATAATTTAGATTCAGGTTATGCATTTTGGGCTGGAATAATATATAAATGATGTTGTGCCCTCCTCTGAGAATCAGAGCAACCAGTTCCCTGATATTTGATTGTACCAATAGTTGCAATATTAGTTTTGTTTAATTAAGGTGGTAAATGCCAGATTTCTTGTTTTCCAACTATAAGCAGTAAGCATTTTGTGGAAAGATGTTCTGAAACTAATGAAACTGTCACCTAGTTTTAGCATTCATGGATGACTCTTGCCTTAAAGAATCACTGTGCTGGCTACCAAGCTGTGAGTTTCTAATCTgtcatttccttttgtatttattgatagtcaatttttaaaagagttttcccttcttccctagttgtttatacatatacaattatatatcaatgcagatatatgcatttttattttattcttttgagttGTAACCTGTTATTATTTGGTCCCAGTTTTGACCAAAGCCTTAGAGCTGTTTGTGATACCCTTTGGGGCTTGTTCTGTGGCCTAACGTGTGATCTGTGCTGCACAATATTTCACAGTACTTGGAGAGTATGCATTCTTCTGCAGTGGAGCCGAGTGGCTCACCTGTCTGTTAGGTCCAGCTGGTTTAGAGTATTGTGCAAGTTGCCTGTTTCCCTGTCAAGTGTTATGGGTTCAGTTGTTCCACCACAAAAGAGATATGTTGGAGTCTTCACCCCccatctcagaatgtgactttagaGACAGGGTCTTTATAGGGATAATCAAGTTCAAatggtcattagggtgggccctaaaccAATGAAActggtgcatgcatgtgtgtgttcagttgtgtacaactctttgcaaccctgtgggctgtagctcaccaggctcctctgttcatggaattttccaggcaggaactggagtgggttgccatttccttctctaatatgactggtatccttataaaaagaaaaaatttaaacacaaattAGACACACATAGGAGAAAATGATGTGGAGAGACAAAGGGAAAAGATCAATATGCAGAAGTCAAAGAGAGGCTTGGAGCAGATTCTTCCCTCAATCTGCCAACTCTGTTGGCACCTTGACTTCAGATTTCTGGCCCCCAGAactatgaaatatatgaaaaataaatttttgttgcttaAACTACTTGTTTTGCAGTACCTTGTTACAGCAGTCTAGAAAATGTGTAAGATTTTGGTTGCAAAATAAGGTGTTGCTTTAGCAAATACGTAAAAATTTGGAAGTGGCTTTGGAATTGGCAACTGATGGAGGAGTTTTGAGGTACTTGATAGAAAAAGCCCAGATTGCTTTGAGGGCATTATTGGTAGAAATACGAGAATGTTAAGGTACTACTGGTGAGATGTCAGATAAAAATGAAGGACATGTTATTGGAAATTGGAGAAAAGTGGGAGATAACTTGACTGACATGTGTTTCAGTGGACAGAGGACAGAACTTGTGAGTGACGAATTGGGATATTTAGCTGCAGAGATTTCTAAGCTAGGTGTTGAAGTCATGACTTAACTTTTCCTTGATGTTGATAGTAAAACATGGGAGGACAGAGATAAACTGAGACTGTATTGTTAAGCAAAAGGAACTAGACTGCAAAGGTTTGGAAGACTCTCAGCTTACTCATATTGCAAAAAGCAAGAAAGCAAGCTCTGGAGAGAACACCAAGCATGTGGCCAGACACTGTTTGCTCAAGAGATTATGGGTATGTGACTTATGAATCCAATCAATCATTTGGTAAAAATGCTACCAACTTGGACTCAAAGGAatagaaaagttaaaatgaagGAACTTTGTCAAACTTCTGAGATTCTACAGGCAGGAAACAGGTTGATAGAGCTTTCTAGCTGTGGACACAGACTGAAGGTGGGGCCACTTTCTTGGTTCCAGAAGGCGAAGCCTCCTTTTCAATTCCAGAGAGCTGCCCCACTATTCAGAATTAAAGATTCAGGGCCACCATCCTACTGGGCTTAGAGGACAGAACATTTAGCCACAGAGGATTATTCTCAGACCTTAACATCTAATGGAATTTACCCTGCTagttttggggcttctctgggaCTCATAACACCCCTTATCCTGacaatttcttccttttgaaatgGGAATGTCTATCCCATGCCTATCTGATTATTGTATTTTGGTAGCAGATGACTCTTTTGGTTTCATAGGTTCACAAATGGAGAGGAATATTGCCCCAGGATGAATCATATCCCAAATCTCACCCATATCTGATTTGGATGAGATTCTGGATTTAGAGTTGATGCTGGAGTGGATTAACATTGGGTGGGGAGGAAATGTTGGGCAGGGGTGAATGCACTTTGCATGTGAGAAGGACATGAATTTGGTGGGGTTGCGGGGCAGAAGGGCCGactgttatggattgaattgcATCCTGTCAAAAATACATTGAATTCCTAAcccccagtatctcagaatgtggaTTAGAGACAGGGCCTCTACAgagataattaagttaaaattaggTCAATAGAATGAGACCTAAGTCAATATGATcaatgtccttataaaaagagtacatttggaCACAGCTGGTAACTGAGACATGGGGTACTGGCAGAATAAGCTTCCTCCTACAAGGAATGATCCACTTTTTCAGGGAAGGAAGGGCCTCTACATCGGGAGTTAGCAGGTTCTGGGGTAATACTGTATCTGCCACAACCACTCAACTCTACCACTGTAGTGTATAAGCAATTTACAGCCAGGTTATGGCTGGCTGTGTTCCAATGAAACTTGAGtgatggacactgaaattttaattaaataattttgtcatttcatagtttggaaaaattttaaaccatttaaaaatgtaaaagcttcTTAGCTTGCCATCCATAAAAGTATCATCAATCTGTATTTGGACCATGGTCTGCAGTTTGCAAACTTCTAGGCTGTATCCCCGAGTGACAAGCATGCAAAGTGTATCATGAGTTTGCTAGGTTGAGTCCTCAGATTCTTCACAGGATCCTCTACTCAAATGATCGATTATCAAGAGACACTTTTTCTAACATGTATACATAAGGGATTGGTGCACTTAAGGTAGATGACTCTGTACCTCAGCAACTGTGTCTTTGATTTCCATCATCTCAACCCTACAACTCTTGAGTAAGCAATTATTTCCACAATGTCAGAGAACTGCTGACAACACTCTGCGCTGAGATGAGATTTAGGCCTTCAAGTCTGGCCTTGTGTTTAAGAGCTGATGGAACCAGAACTAGCCATTTCATCTGATGTTCCAAATTTCctcataaatttaaaagttttctagGACAATAGCTCCTGAGTGTTGCCAGAATCTTACCAACAGAGTCCATGAGGTTCTTGGTGTACATAAGCAACAACACTATTTCATACTATGAGCTAAAAAATCCACTTTGGAATATAAGTAGAAATCTGAAAGATTTTATTCTTgtcttaggaataaacctaaacCACAAACCCCACTTTTCTTTAACAGTTTACTATCCAACAGTTTACTAACAGTTTATTCCAGTGACACTATTTACCAATTAAAGCCTTTCAGTTACAAGAAATAGAACTCATTCTTCTTAACATtagcagaaaataatatttttattgcaaATATGAGGAAGCGCACAGAACACCAGAAAATTAGGTTCAGAATATCCAAAGTTATCCTGAGAAATTGAAATAGCAGGAACTATTTGATGGTCTTAAAACTGTGGTACAAGAATGAATTCTGATATTTCCCTTCTGGTTCATGTGAGACTGAATTAGAGACTCAAACTCCTGGAAAAGATGTTATCATGACTCAACCGAGGCAGAATGCTCACCTATGGCTGGTGGGAAGGACACCCTGAGAGATACACCACAAGGATGTGCACAACATAGGAGGAGTATCTCTCCAGAGAATTCTAAGCCACTCTTATCAATAAATAGGGAGCAGACACCGAATTGCTAAATACAATCAATCTTCATTACCATGAGTGCTCTTGGAAAGCAGCCCTGTTAAAATGGATAGACCCACTTATTGAATAAGTAAAATCATTTGGAGTAAGATAAAatcctttcatttattaaaattcaaactATTTTAGTTATATTGCTAAGAAATAAAGAGACAATACTGATACTTAGCatttaatataaagaatattGGAAGATGTTATTCCACAAATTATCAAATATAAcaagttacatttaaaaataaaataccaaaattaaaaaaaatgctatgcAGTATTACTCAGGAAAGTCACACTCCATGCCCCTGAACCTTCAAAATATGTTCTTTGCTATTTTCCTATTagttacatattaaaaaataaaacaaaactacttTATCCTCCACCAAGGACTTTCTTCACTCAAAAACAGCATCAAATCTGGAACATGACTCCCCATGTAACACATCTTCTATGGAAAAGTGCTTTCCTGATTTATTAAATTCATATGGACTTAATATGCATTTCCCAAATTAAATCTTCATAATTATGCTACTGTATATGATACCATTACTGCTCTTTATTCCTTCAACCATTCTCCTGTGTATAAAGATTTGCATGACTTATTTCTGAAAGCTTTTGCATATTCATTCCAAATATGATTGGTCTCTCTCCCACATGACTAATTTGATTAGAATGTACTTTTAGGTGTTCCTACTTATATATCCTGCTTCTATTATCATCTGAATTCTCTTGAGGATCAACTTCTGTGAGTATGCATCCAAATTTATTCTGTTCTGATTTCTCACTTGTGAGTTTTTCGATGTATACGAAGCCCTGAATTCCAACAGAAGGATTTCCCACACTCAGAGCATTTCCatggtttctctcctgtatgaacTCTTTGGTGTTCACTGAGAGATGACTTTTGAGTAAATGCTTTCCCGCACTCACTGCATTTAAACGGTTTTTCTCCTGAATGAGTTTTCTGGTGTATCTGAAGTGATGCCTTTCTGGGATAGGCTTTTTCACATTCGCTAcattcatagggcttctctgTTGAGTGAGTTCTTTGATGTATAATCAGCTGTGACTTCCCACAAAAGGCTCTCTCACAGAAACTACATTCATAGGGTCTCTCTCCTGTGTGTGTTCGCCTGTGTATAACGAGGTATGATTTGCTGCTGAAAGCCTTCCCGCACTCACTGCATCCATAAGGTTTCTCTCCTGCATGAGCTCTCAGATGTGCAGTGAGCTGTTCCTTCCTGCCAAAGGCTTTCCCACACTCACTGCATTGATAAGGATTATTTCCTGTATGAATTCCCTGATGCACAACAAGTTGTGTCTTCATATTGAAAGCTTTGCCACAGTCACTGCATTGATAGGGTTTTTCTCCTGTGTGCATCCTAATGTGAACAAGGAGGTATGACTTACTcctaaaggctttcccacattcactgcatttATGGGGTTTCACTCCTGTATGAGTTCTCTGGTGCACAACAAATGGTGACTTCAAactaaaggctttcccacattcactgcattcaTATGGTTTCACTCCTGTATGGCTTCTCTGGTGTAAAATCAGTTGTGATTTCCAGCTGtaggctttcccacattcactgcacccGTAAGGTTTCCCTCCTGTGTGAATTTCCTGGTGGACAATAAGTTGTGACCTGAAAGAGAAGACTTTCCCACATTCGATGCAAGAGTAGGGCTTTTCTCCTGTGTGGACTCTTTGATGAGCATTGAGGTTTGACTTGGCACTGAAGGCTCTTTCACATTTAGTGCACTCATATGGTCTCTCTCCTGTATGAATTCTGAGATGTACAATGAGCTGTGATTTACAACGAAAAGCTTTCCCACATTCGTTACATACACAGTTTTTTTCTATACTATGAGTTCTTTGATGCTTAATAAAATATGATTCTTTATACCCATGAAATTGATCAGTATTCTTTCTTAGACAGCTTGTGGCTGAAGCTAAGTTTTGTGTCAAACTTTTTCCATGTGTTTTATATTTAAGGAGTCTTTGTCTTGAAGAAATGTGGGTTTTGCTCAGATGAAGTTTTCCAAATGCATTACAAGCATAGCTTCTCTGAACACTTTCAAATTCATTATGATTTTTCTGGTACCATTCTTCCCAAccatctaagaaaaaaaaaacaacattgtaatttaaaaatcataaataaaccTGATTAGAATTAAAACACTT
Coding sequences within it:
- the LOC102282944 gene encoding zinc finger protein 26 isoform X5 — its product is MEFSWEEWQLLDSVQKHLYRDVTLENYSNLVSVGYHGTKPDLIFKLEQGEEPWIINFEVSHQSCPDGWEEWYQKNHNEFESVQRSYACNAFGKLHLSKTHISSRQRLLKYKTHGKSLTQNLASATSCLRKNTDQFHGYKESYFIKHQRTHSIEKNCVCNECGKAFRCKSQLIVHLRIHTGERPYECTKCERAFSAKSNLNAHQRVHTGEKPYSCIECGKVFSFRSQLIVHQEIHTGGKPYGCSECGKAYSWKSQLILHQRSHTGVKPYECSECGKAFSLKSPFVVHQRTHTGVKPHKCSECGKAFRSKSYLLVHIRMHTGEKPYQCSDCGKAFNMKTQLVVHQGIHTGNNPYQCSECGKAFGRKEQLTAHLRAHAGEKPYGCSECGKAFSSKSYLVIHRRTHTGERPYECSFCERAFCGKSQLIIHQRTHSTEKPYECSECEKAYPRKASLQIHQKTHSGEKPFKCSECGKAFTQKSSLSEHQRVHTGEKPWKCSECGKSFCWNSGLRIHRKTHK
- the LOC102282944 gene encoding zinc finger protein 26 isoform X4, encoding MATRFPTASCSELLSFTDISMEFSWEEWQLLDSVQKHLYRDVTLENYSNLVSVGYHGTKPDLIFKLEQGEEPWIINFEVSHQSCPDGWEEWYQKNHNEFESVQRSYACNAFGKLHLSKTHISSRQRLLKYKTHGKSLTQNLASATSCLRKNTDQFHGYKESYFIKHQRTHSIEKNCVCNECGKAFRCKSQLIVHLRIHTGERPYECTKCERAFSAKSNLNAHQRVHTGEKPYSCIECGKVFSFRSQLIVHQEIHTGGKPYGCSECGKAYSWKSQLILHQRSHTGVKPYECSECGKAFSLKSPFVVHQRTHTGVKPHKCSECGKAFRSKSYLLVHIRMHTGEKPYQCSDCGKAFNMKTQLVVHQGIHTGNNPYQCSECGKAFGRKEQLTAHLRAHAGEKPYGCSECGKAFSSKSYLVIHRRTHTGERPYECSFCERAFCGKSQLIIHQRTHSTEKPYECSECEKAYPRKASLQIHQKTHSGEKPFKCSECGKAFTQKSSLSEHQRVHTGEKPWKCSECGKSFCWNSGLRIHRKTHK